The Nitrospira sp. KM1 genome includes a window with the following:
- a CDS encoding response regulator, translated as MSLPRVMLVDDDEDTLTLLTELISSEGCEIATATDAEAALRHFETWHPQLLIVDIHLPGMNGLALLEQIRAVRTDVPIILLSAGGSPQLAVEGLKAGAFDLLNKPFLINDLRLLVRRALDSTGRGLRHAPLPPP; from the coding sequence ATGTCTCTTCCCCGCGTCATGCTCGTCGACGACGATGAGGACACATTGACGCTTCTCACTGAGCTGATTTCTTCCGAAGGGTGTGAGATCGCGACGGCGACCGACGCGGAGGCGGCGCTCCGCCACTTTGAGACGTGGCATCCTCAGCTCCTGATTGTGGATATTCATTTACCTGGAATGAATGGGTTAGCCCTGTTGGAACAAATCCGAGCCGTTCGAACCGATGTGCCAATCATCCTTCTCAGTGCCGGCGGGTCACCACAATTAGCCGTCGAAGGCCTGAAGGCAGGGGCATTCGATCTCCTTAATAAGCCATTCCTCATCAATGATCTGCGCTTGCTCGTGCGTCGTGCTCTCGATTCCACGGGCCGAGGGCTACGACACGCGCCGCTACCTCCGCCATAA